Proteins encoded within one genomic window of Deinococcus sedimenti:
- the bshB1 gene encoding bacillithiol biosynthesis deacetylase BshB1, which yields MSDALTVFETIHGRVQPLEWLVLAPHPDDAEIGAGGTLIRLARAGRAVGILELSRGERGTQGSPEVRVAECARAAGIMGLAWRGQLGLPDGELRDTLEGAHALAAVLRAVRPRVLVVPHHRDRHPDHFGSYHLSKRAVHLAQLAKADLPGDPHRVGRVLLYQGNADITPNVLIDVADVQDVWAASVLAHESQFSGAAISETVTPEIVERRRARMTYWGTMARVRYAEAFEAEDALLVDPLTL from the coding sequence ATGAGTGACGCGCTGACGGTGTTCGAGACGATTCATGGGCGGGTGCAGCCGCTGGAGTGGCTGGTGCTGGCCCCGCACCCGGATGACGCGGAGATCGGTGCGGGCGGCACCCTGATCCGGCTGGCGCGGGCGGGCCGCGCGGTGGGCATCCTGGAACTGTCGCGCGGGGAGCGGGGCACGCAGGGTTCGCCGGAGGTGCGCGTGGCGGAGTGCGCGCGGGCGGCCGGGATCATGGGGCTGGCGTGGCGCGGGCAGCTGGGCCTGCCGGACGGGGAGTTGCGGGACACGCTGGAGGGCGCGCACGCCCTGGCAGCGGTGCTGCGCGCGGTGCGGCCCCGGGTGCTGGTCGTTCCGCACCACCGGGATCGGCACCCGGATCATTTCGGGTCGTACCACCTGAGCAAGCGCGCGGTGCACCTGGCGCAGCTGGCGAAGGCGGACCTGCCGGGCGACCCGCACCGAGTGGGGCGGGTGCTGCTGTACCAGGGGAACGCGGACATCACCCCGAACGTGCTGATCGACGTGGCGGACGTGCAGGACGTGTGGGCGGCGTCGGTGCTGGCGCACGAGAGTCAGTTCTCCGGCGCGGCCATCTCGGAGACGGTCACGCCGGAGATCGTGGAGCGCCGCCGCGCCCGCATGACGTACTGGGGCACCATGGCCCGCGTCCGCTACGCCGAGGCCTTCGAGGCGGAGGATGCCCTGCTGGTCGACCCGCTGACGCTGTAG
- a CDS encoding ParA family protein: MAPHVLSFINLKGGVAKTTATVQLADTLAFMKQKRVLVLDLDPQTNATLALIGEQRWEQADEAGQTLAHLFLDLLRGDGTFTFDATRAILRGVSNLNRVPPEMIDQLPEGTRYGRVDLLPSSIRLIDVQDRMQDIAGRSHYSVGPMEAVKKFVAPAFSSYDYVLIDCPPNLGFVTQNGLEVSDHYLIPTIPDRLSTYGIPQIATRIAQIRRARDLRLRCLGVLITKYQSQSAQHRQGLQRLPEDLKRAFDATGEGTPPILTTVLPQTNASAEAMTSDRTPANYREKYGGGVVAGQGAYKYGLDLADEIEDLLSGQPRTPSPFSQWAQDMSNR; the protein is encoded by the coding sequence ATGGCCCCGCACGTCCTGAGTTTCATCAACCTCAAGGGCGGCGTCGCGAAGACCACCGCGACCGTCCAGCTGGCCGACACGCTGGCGTTCATGAAGCAGAAACGCGTGCTGGTCCTCGACCTGGACCCGCAGACGAACGCCACCCTCGCACTGATCGGCGAGCAGCGCTGGGAGCAGGCGGACGAGGCCGGGCAGACCCTCGCGCACCTGTTCCTGGACCTGCTGCGCGGCGACGGCACCTTCACCTTCGACGCCACGCGCGCCATCCTGCGGGGCGTCAGCAACCTCAACCGCGTCCCGCCCGAGATGATCGACCAGCTGCCCGAAGGCACGCGGTACGGCCGGGTGGACCTCCTGCCCAGCTCCATCCGGTTGATCGACGTGCAGGACCGCATGCAGGACATCGCGGGCCGCTCCCACTACTCGGTCGGCCCCATGGAAGCCGTGAAGAAGTTCGTCGCGCCGGCCTTCAGCTCGTACGACTACGTCCTGATCGACTGCCCGCCCAACCTGGGCTTCGTCACGCAGAACGGCCTGGAAGTCAGCGACCACTACCTGATCCCCACCATTCCCGACCGCCTGAGCACCTACGGCATCCCGCAGATCGCCACGCGCATCGCGCAGATCCGCCGTGCCCGCGACCTGCGGCTGCGCTGCCTGGGCGTCCTGATCACCAAGTACCAGAGTCAGAGCGCCCAGCACCGCCAGGGCCTCCAGCGCCTCCCGGAGGACCTGAAACGCGCCTTCGACGCCACCGGCGAAGGCACGCCGCCCATCCTCACCACCGTCCTCCCGCAGACGAACGCCAGCGCCGAGGCCATGACCAGCGACCGCACCCCCGCCAACTACCGCGAGAAGTACGGCGGCGGCGTCGTCGCCGGGCAGGGCGCGTACAAGTACGGCCTGGACCTCGCCGACGAGATCGAGGACCTCCTGAGCGGCCAGCCCCGCACCCCCAGCCCCTTCAGCCAGTGGGCGCAGGACATGAGCAACCGCTGA
- a CDS encoding peroxiredoxin, whose product MSLVGQPAPDFTLPASTGEQITLSSYRDQQHVVLVFYPLDFSPVCSMQLPEYSGRQDDFADAGAVVLGVNRDSVHAHKAWAAEYGIEVPLLADMKLDVARQYGVAIDDRGISGRAVFLIDRKGVVRYQHVEEKTGDYTVRPEAVLAKIREL is encoded by the coding sequence ATGAGCCTCGTCGGACAGCCCGCGCCCGATTTCACCCTGCCTGCCTCCACCGGCGAGCAGATCACCCTGAGCAGCTACCGCGACCAGCAGCACGTCGTGCTGGTGTTCTACCCGCTGGACTTCAGCCCGGTGTGCTCCATGCAACTGCCCGAGTACAGCGGCCGTCAGGACGACTTCGCGGACGCGGGCGCCGTCGTGCTGGGCGTGAACCGCGACAGCGTGCACGCGCACAAGGCCTGGGCAGCCGAGTACGGCATCGAGGTGCCGCTGCTGGCCGACATGAAACTCGACGTGGCCCGCCAGTACGGCGTCGCCATCGACGACCGCGGCATCAGCGGCCGCGCCGTGTTCCTGATTGACCGGAAGGGCGTGGTGCGCTACCAGCACGTCGAGGAGAAGACCGGGGACTACACCGTGCGCCCCGAGGCGGTCTTGGCGAAGATCCGCGAACTCTGA
- a CDS encoding acyl-ACP desaturase: MADVMPPNMLNERPRTPAGLLSNREKDRLIERGFLGLYRWYTARSQETRNWNPDRSFDWRSLNKNLPPEVITVLEGFFAVEQYAPDFTSNLVHLVRRSHGRSHFQLRWGSEEEKHADAWENAVLFSGQRSPQWVEEYKDRLKSQTWELPFPDAIHNLVYTVFQERATQLNYLNMMKIAQGKSDKPHLKGVSDPVLAKVAQTIAVDEAAHYNFFLEGVRMYLYYYPEQTLSAIRNVITQFSMPAAQLVPNWEHFFETVYRAGIYGPRDFQRDVMQVAFRNLGIESRKALEEGIRRTREVPDFDGGNFKTTAIWDTFDYGAVEGDVRRLHVKIQEYEKEIGFDAIDPTEFIENPEVPREGPSAADD; the protein is encoded by the coding sequence ATGGCCGATGTGATGCCCCCCAACATGCTCAACGAGCGCCCCCGCACCCCCGCCGGGCTGCTCAGCAACCGCGAGAAAGACCGCCTGATCGAACGCGGCTTCCTGGGCCTGTACCGCTGGTACACCGCCCGTAGCCAGGAGACCCGCAACTGGAACCCGGACCGCAGCTTCGACTGGCGCAGCCTGAACAAGAACCTGCCGCCCGAGGTCATCACGGTCCTCGAAGGTTTCTTCGCCGTCGAGCAGTACGCGCCGGACTTCACGAGCAACCTCGTGCACCTCGTGCGTCGCAGCCACGGCCGCTCCCACTTCCAGCTCCGCTGGGGCAGCGAGGAGGAGAAACACGCCGACGCCTGGGAGAACGCCGTGCTGTTCAGCGGCCAGCGCAGCCCGCAGTGGGTCGAGGAATACAAGGACCGCCTGAAATCCCAGACGTGGGAACTGCCGTTCCCGGACGCGATCCACAACCTCGTGTACACCGTGTTCCAGGAGCGCGCCACGCAGCTGAACTACCTGAACATGATGAAGATCGCGCAGGGCAAGAGCGACAAACCGCACCTGAAGGGTGTGTCCGACCCGGTGCTGGCGAAGGTCGCGCAGACCATCGCGGTGGACGAGGCGGCGCACTACAACTTCTTCCTGGAAGGCGTGCGCATGTACCTGTACTACTACCCCGAGCAGACCCTGAGCGCGATCAGGAACGTGATCACGCAGTTCAGCATGCCCGCCGCGCAGCTCGTCCCGAACTGGGAGCACTTCTTCGAGACGGTGTACCGCGCCGGAATCTACGGCCCGCGCGACTTCCAGCGTGACGTGATGCAGGTCGCCTTCCGGAACCTCGGCATCGAGAGCCGCAAGGCGCTCGAAGAAGGCATCCGCCGGACGCGCGAGGTGCCGGACTTCGACGGTGGGAACTTCAAGACGACCGCCATCTGGGACACCTTCGACTACGGCGCCGTCGAGGGCGACGTGCGCCGCCTGCACGTCAAGATCCAGGAGTACGAGAAGGAGATCGGCTTCGACGCGATCGACCCGACCGAGTTCATCGAGAACCCCGAGGTGCCCCGCGAAGGCCCCAGCGCCGCCGACGACTGA
- a CDS encoding polysaccharide deacetylase family protein — protein MTTPTFNPALAALGFSPGDRVVIFHADDLGMCEATVSGCADLFRAGTLGSASVMMPCAWAPAAATLARDLPGADLGVHLTLNSEWRAYRWAPVSTRDPASGLTDEQGFMHASVEAVRTNADPAAARAELDAQVSRALDWGIEVSHVDAHMGAVAHPKFLEACLDAALPRGIVPMLPRLDEDGWHSHGLSRAEAAPMAAVTRALEARGVPLVDHLVMLPLHVGGDHLPLIEELLASLPAGLTHFILHPARDTPELRAICGDWAGRVANHAAFLSPDFAGMLARSGVKTTTYRALQRPLQGRRETA, from the coding sequence ATGACCACCCCCACCTTCAACCCTGCCCTGGCCGCCCTGGGGTTCAGTCCCGGCGACCGGGTCGTGATCTTCCACGCCGACGACCTGGGCATGTGCGAGGCGACCGTCAGCGGCTGCGCCGACCTGTTCCGCGCCGGGACGCTGGGCAGCGCGTCCGTGATGATGCCCTGCGCGTGGGCGCCGGCCGCCGCGACGCTGGCCCGCGACCTGCCCGGCGCGGACCTGGGCGTGCATCTGACCCTGAACAGCGAGTGGCGCGCCTACCGCTGGGCGCCCGTCAGCACCCGCGACCCCGCCAGCGGCCTGACCGACGAGCAGGGTTTCATGCACGCCAGCGTCGAGGCGGTCCGCACGAACGCCGACCCGGCCGCCGCCCGCGCGGAACTGGACGCGCAGGTGAGCCGCGCCCTGGATTGGGGGATCGAGGTGTCGCACGTGGACGCGCACATGGGCGCCGTCGCGCACCCCAAGTTCCTGGAGGCCTGCCTGGACGCCGCCCTGCCGCGCGGCATCGTGCCCATGCTGCCCCGCCTCGACGAGGACGGCTGGCACTCGCACGGCCTGAGCCGCGCCGAGGCCGCGCCGATGGCCGCCGTGACGCGCGCGCTGGAGGCGCGGGGCGTGCCGCTCGTGGATCACCTCGTCATGCTGCCCCTGCACGTCGGCGGGGACCACCTGCCCCTGATCGAGGAGCTGTTGGCGTCCCTCCCGGCGGGCCTGACGCACTTCATCCTGCACCCCGCGCGCGACACGCCGGAACTGCGCGCCATCTGCGGCGACTGGGCGGGCCGCGTCGCGAACCACGCGGCGTTCCTCTCACCGGATTTCGCGGGCATGCTCGCGCGCAGCGGCGTGAAGACTACCACGTACCGCGCGCTGCAACGACCCCTGCAGGGCCGCCGGGAGACCGCATGA
- a CDS encoding MFS transporter has product MTTTNTQAVAPTADLTPDTTATQRWRYAGMNFGLTIPAQTTSFLLLYYVDHLKLNPTWAATAMTIFALYNAANNPLIGFLSDRTRTRWGRRIPYVRFGALPALILFGLLFSAPFNGTDQPVALMTYFVVMFVLWEGASTAVGTGYLALLPEMFRTFQERTAVAWRMNAVQIVALLVGLALPPLLAGMLGWTVMAWVFAAVSAVAIYAGVGSLFERPNSRERELGFFTALRATFTHRAFLILVTALTMRFFATGTLAAGMGFYVRYSLGIEGGAATTLLLAGAFVTAGLALYPWRTFIAPRLGPRGTLMLAFGLTAVSLIPLALVKSLAGAAMTTVLFGAALAGLILMGDVVMADVIDDDELRSGQRRAGMYFGMAGFITTLSSALTAQVFGAVTRASGYDPKLSVQPDAVADGFRFFMTVPPITGALLAMAILSFYPLHGARLNAVRDALARKRAVSAER; this is encoded by the coding sequence ATGACCACCACCAACACCCAGGCCGTCGCGCCCACCGCCGACCTGACCCCCGACACCACCGCCACGCAGCGCTGGCGGTACGCCGGCATGAACTTCGGGCTGACCATCCCCGCGCAGACCACCAGCTTCCTGCTGCTGTACTACGTGGACCACCTGAAACTGAACCCGACCTGGGCCGCGACCGCCATGACGATCTTCGCGCTGTACAACGCCGCGAACAACCCCCTGATCGGCTTCCTGAGCGACCGCACCCGTACCCGCTGGGGCCGCCGCATTCCGTACGTGCGCTTCGGGGCGCTGCCCGCCCTGATCCTGTTCGGGCTGCTGTTCAGCGCGCCCTTCAACGGCACCGATCAGCCGGTGGCGCTCATGACGTACTTCGTGGTCATGTTCGTGCTGTGGGAGGGCGCGTCCACCGCCGTCGGCACCGGCTACCTGGCGCTGCTGCCCGAGATGTTCCGCACGTTCCAGGAACGAACCGCCGTCGCGTGGCGCATGAACGCCGTGCAGATCGTCGCGCTGCTCGTCGGGCTGGCCCTGCCGCCCCTGCTGGCCGGGATGCTCGGCTGGACGGTCATGGCCTGGGTGTTCGCCGCGGTGTCCGCCGTCGCCATCTACGCGGGCGTGGGCAGCCTGTTCGAACGTCCGAACAGCCGGGAACGCGAACTGGGGTTCTTCACGGCCCTGCGCGCCACGTTCACGCACCGCGCGTTCCTGATTCTCGTCACGGCGCTGACCATGCGCTTCTTCGCGACCGGCACCCTGGCCGCCGGGATGGGCTTCTACGTCCGCTACAGCCTGGGGATCGAGGGCGGCGCGGCCACGACCCTCCTGCTCGCCGGGGCGTTCGTGACCGCCGGACTGGCCCTGTACCCCTGGCGGACCTTCATCGCGCCGCGCCTCGGCCCGCGCGGCACGCTGATGCTGGCCTTCGGCCTGACCGCCGTCTCGCTCATTCCGCTGGCCCTCGTGAAGTCCCTGGCGGGCGCGGCCATGACCACCGTGCTGTTCGGCGCGGCCCTCGCGGGCCTGATCCTGATGGGCGACGTCGTCATGGCCGACGTGATCGACGACGACGAACTCCGCAGCGGCCAGCGCCGCGCCGGGATGTACTTCGGCATGGCGGGCTTCATCACGACCCTCAGCAGCGCCCTGACCGCGCAGGTGTTCGGCGCTGTCACCCGCGCCAGCGGCTACGACCCCAAACTGAGCGTGCAGCCCGACGCGGTCGCGGACGGCTTCCGCTTCTTCATGACCGTGCCGCCCATCACGGGCGCGCTGCTGGCCATGGCGATCCTCAGCTTCTACCCCCTGCACGGCGCGCGCCTGAACGCCGTGCGCGACGCCCTGGCACGGAAACGGGCGGTGAGCGCTGAGCGGTGA
- the prmC gene encoding peptide chain release factor N(5)-glutamine methyltransferase — protein MTLRDLLRRGAARLSAAGVPSPEVDARALMLHALGLSPVSLLTRAASEVAPADEARFEALIARRAARVPLQYLLGELAWGGVRLRCDARALVPRPETEWLLHLTLEALSTLAAPRVLDVGTGTGALALGVKAARSGAQVTATDLSPEALTLARENAALNGLEVTWVQADLLTGVTGPLDLIVSNPPYLPDADREDVQPEVTHDPELALYGGPDGLDLARRLAAQATGVLVPGGRLLLELDPRNAPAFAAELRAQGWTADTAADLTGRERFVVAQWGAGL, from the coding sequence ATGACGCTGCGTGACCTGCTGCGGCGGGGCGCGGCGCGGCTGAGCGCGGCGGGCGTCCCCTCCCCGGAGGTGGACGCCCGCGCGCTCATGCTGCACGCGCTGGGGCTGTCGCCCGTGTCCCTCCTGACCCGCGCCGCGTCAGAGGTCGCCCCGGCGGATGAGGCGCGCTTCGAGGCGCTGATCGCGCGGCGGGCGGCGCGGGTGCCCCTCCAGTACCTGCTGGGCGAGTTGGCGTGGGGCGGCGTGCGGCTGCGCTGCGACGCCCGCGCGCTGGTGCCCCGCCCGGAGACCGAGTGGCTGCTGCACCTGACCCTGGAGGCCCTCTCGACCCTGGCGGCCCCGCGCGTGCTGGACGTGGGCACCGGGACGGGCGCGCTGGCGCTGGGCGTGAAGGCCGCCCGCAGCGGCGCGCAGGTCACCGCGACCGACCTCAGCCCGGAGGCCCTGACGCTGGCCCGCGAGAACGCCGCGCTGAACGGCCTGGAGGTCACGTGGGTGCAGGCGGACCTGCTCACGGGCGTGACCGGGCCGCTGGACCTGATCGTCAGCAACCCCCCGTACCTTCCCGATGCGGACCGCGAGGACGTGCAGCCGGAGGTCACCCACGACCCGGAACTGGCGCTATACGGTGGCCCGGACGGGCTAGATCTCGCGCGGCGGCTGGCGGCGCAGGCGACCGGTGTCCTCGTACCGGGCGGGCGGCTGCTGCTGGAACTCGACCCGCGCAACGCCCCGGCCTTCGCCGCCGAGCTGCGCGCCCAGGGCTGGACGGCCGACACGGCGGCGGATCTGACGGGCCGGGAACGCTTCGTGGTCGCGCAGTGGGGGGCGGGACTCTGA
- a CDS encoding Jag family protein has translation MDNRTNLDDYLAGLGISDADESELPPPAPDATPSAPTLEAAPEDPRAALERFLQGLVTRIDPGLSVTVREAEDALEAEITGEHAARLAGRDGRTLGAIEVLAYTVLAKQEGRGHLRVRVDVGGFRKRQADTLTKLAERLAVQVAKSGEPHELQPMPPAERRVIHIALKEHPDVMSESIGEGAARRLIIKPRHG, from the coding sequence ATGGATAACCGCACGAACCTGGACGACTACCTCGCGGGGCTGGGCATCAGCGACGCGGACGAGAGCGAGCTGCCGCCGCCCGCTCCCGACGCGACCCCCAGCGCCCCCACGCTGGAAGCCGCGCCGGAAGACCCTCGCGCGGCGCTGGAACGCTTCCTGCAGGGCCTCGTGACCCGCATCGACCCGGGCCTGTCCGTGACGGTCCGCGAGGCGGAGGACGCCCTGGAAGCCGAGATCACCGGTGAGCACGCCGCGCGCCTCGCCGGGCGGGACGGGCGCACGCTGGGCGCCATCGAGGTGCTGGCGTACACGGTTCTCGCCAAGCAGGAGGGCCGCGGGCACCTGCGCGTCCGCGTGGACGTGGGCGGCTTCCGCAAGCGGCAGGCCGACACCCTGACGAAACTCGCCGAGCGGCTCGCGGTGCAGGTCGCCAAGAGCGGCGAACCGCACGAGCTGCAGCCCATGCCGCCTGCCGAACGCCGCGTGATCCACATCGCGCTGAAGGAACACCCGGACGTTATGAGCGAATCCATCGGCGAGGGCGCCGCCCGCCGCCTGATCATCAAACCCCGGCACGGGTGA
- a CDS encoding low molecular weight protein-tyrosine-phosphatase, translating into MTDSKPLRVLALCLGNICRSPLAEALLRRELDAAGVRAVVDSAGTGAWHVGEPADPRSREVAAQHGLNLGGRARQLDAADYYEQDVILAMDASNLHDARRMSPPNAEARLTLMRAFDPLAPGADVPDPYYGGADGFTQMYEMLERSAREFARRAASGELGG; encoded by the coding sequence ATGACTGACTCGAAGCCGCTGCGGGTGCTGGCGCTGTGCCTGGGGAACATCTGCCGCAGTCCGCTGGCCGAGGCGCTGCTGCGCCGCGAACTGGACGCGGCGGGCGTCCGGGCCGTGGTGGACAGCGCGGGGACGGGCGCGTGGCATGTGGGTGAACCGGCGGACCCGCGCAGCCGGGAGGTCGCGGCCCAGCACGGCCTGAACCTGGGTGGAAGGGCGCGGCAGCTGGACGCAGCGGACTATTACGAGCAGGACGTGATCCTGGCGATGGACGCCTCGAACCTGCATGACGCGCGCCGCATGAGTCCGCCGAATGCGGAGGCGCGCCTGACGCTGATGCGGGCGTTCGATCCGCTCGCGCCGGGTGCGGACGTGCCGGACCCGTACTACGGCGGTGCGGACGGCTTCACGCAGATGTACGAGATGCTGGAACGCAGCGCGCGGGAGTTCGCGCGGCGGGCGGCGTCGGGGGAACTGGGGGGGTAA
- a CDS encoding DUF418 domain-containing protein, protein MTAPEPAPVLPPDLAPSTPEPARETGPVRDRALLPDVLRGVALLGILIVNMQDFAGFLEWQQVGVDRAAQVVTDVLANGRFISIFAMLFGWGAAGILARRGAGVFLRRHAALLAVGALHYALVWHGDIISNYATLALALLLVAHLSVRALLVMSGALGAWWLGLGLLGAVVTTGDQVRFVFLPDVLSTYAANVQTRAAEFWPLLWEGNLFNGPWLVALFCLGAAARKSGLLTRPDEHRPLLRRLAVGGLGMGLPLGALLAYLNTRSDYAAGALAFPVRMGGGLAGALGYVGVLGLLAAAGRLGAWRLFAASGRMALTNYLMQSVVMTLIFYPYGLGLGNWPGTGGGWGAAAGLGVSLLVGLAQLPLSAWWLSRFGRGPVESLVRWVAYGSAARQNRGHD, encoded by the coding sequence ATGACCGCGCCCGAGCCTGCCCCTGTCCTGCCGCCCGATCTGGCCCCGTCCACGCCGGAGCCAGCGCGCGAGACCGGGCCGGTGCGGGACCGGGCGCTGCTGCCGGACGTGCTGCGCGGCGTGGCGCTGCTGGGCATCCTGATCGTGAACATGCAGGATTTCGCGGGGTTCCTGGAGTGGCAGCAGGTGGGCGTGGACCGCGCCGCGCAGGTCGTGACGGACGTGCTGGCGAACGGGCGGTTCATCTCGATCTTCGCGATGCTGTTCGGGTGGGGCGCGGCGGGCATCCTGGCGCGGCGGGGCGCCGGGGTGTTCCTGCGGCGGCACGCGGCGCTGCTGGCGGTGGGGGCGCTGCATTACGCGCTGGTGTGGCACGGGGACATCATCAGCAATTACGCGACGCTGGCGCTGGCGCTGCTGCTGGTGGCGCACCTGTCGGTGCGGGCGCTGCTAGTCATGTCGGGCGCGCTGGGCGCGTGGTGGCTGGGGCTGGGGCTGCTGGGGGCGGTGGTGACCACCGGGGATCAGGTGCGTTTCGTGTTCCTGCCGGATGTGCTGTCCACGTACGCCGCGAACGTCCAGACCCGCGCCGCGGAGTTCTGGCCGCTGCTGTGGGAGGGGAATCTCTTCAACGGGCCGTGGCTGGTCGCGCTGTTCTGCCTCGGCGCCGCTGCCAGGAAGTCCGGGCTGCTGACCCGCCCGGATGAGCACCGACCGCTGCTGCGGCGGCTGGCGGTGGGCGGGCTGGGTATGGGCCTGCCGCTGGGCGCGCTGCTGGCGTACCTGAACACCCGTTCCGATTACGCGGCGGGTGCGCTGGCGTTCCCGGTGCGGATGGGGGGCGGGCTGGCGGGCGCGTTGGGGTACGTGGGCGTGCTGGGCCTGCTGGCCGCGGCGGGTCGGCTGGGCGCGTGGCGGCTGTTCGCGGCGAGCGGGCGGATGGCCCTGACGAACTACCTCATGCAGAGCGTGGTCATGACGCTGATCTTCTACCCGTACGGTCTGGGGCTGGGGAACTGGCCGGGCACGGGCGGCGGCTGGGGCGCGGCGGCGGGTCTGGGGGTGTCGCTGCTGGTGGGGCTGGCGCAGTTGCCGCTGAGCGCGTGGTGGCTGTCCCGTTTCGGGCGGGGGCCGGTGGAGTCGCTGGTGCGCTGGGTGGCGTACGGGAGCGCGGCCCGGCAGAATCGTGGGCATGACTGA
- a CDS encoding cytochrome P450 — MRTLSTLPEPPTRPGNGHLQDWALAPLPLIEEGAARARAAGGDVFRLRLGLPAVVGVGATWNRAVLTDLGTFRSAGSLSRIVPYLSGGVILSDAPGHAGRRSLMNPGFGRAHLLALQARTRAALPGVPVGAFDALAWADGAVLRLLNAAYFSGAFDEGLLHAFLAPLRRPFPVPAIPRPLLFARVDAEVRRLAHARLREGGHDDLLAVLAPLPGGLEEVRVSLAAAHDTTTHALAYAIWFLARHPQWHAPEHHAAVLREVLRLFPPGWMGSRRLSRDLDWGGVRLPRGALALYSPYLSGRDPAVWDRPAEFDPGRWAGKPPAWAYLPFGGGERLCLGMHLAQLLIHDTLAALPPLRAVRGDATPLPGLTLGPRGPLVVAPGPRESSSPNYGIRTTDF; from the coding sequence ATTCGGACTCTGAGCACGCTGCCTGAACCGCCGACCCGTCCGGGGAACGGGCACCTGCAGGACTGGGCGCTGGCGCCGTTGCCGCTGATCGAGGAGGGCGCGGCGCGGGCGCGCGCGGCGGGTGGGGACGTGTTCCGGTTGCGGCTGGGCCTCCCGGCGGTGGTGGGGGTGGGGGCGACGTGGAACCGGGCGGTGCTGACGGACCTGGGGACGTTCCGCAGTGCGGGGAGCCTGTCGCGGATCGTGCCGTACCTGTCGGGCGGGGTGATCCTGTCGGACGCGCCGGGGCACGCGGGGCGGCGTTCGCTGATGAATCCGGGGTTCGGGCGGGCGCACCTGCTGGCGCTTCAGGCGCGGACGCGGGCGGCGCTGCCGGGTGTGCCGGTGGGGGCGTTCGATGCGCTGGCGTGGGCGGACGGCGCGGTGCTGCGGCTGCTAAACGCGGCGTACTTCAGCGGGGCGTTCGATGAGGGGCTGCTGCACGCGTTCCTGGCGCCGCTGCGCCGCCCGTTCCCGGTGCCCGCGATTCCGCGTCCGCTGCTGTTCGCGCGGGTGGACGCGGAGGTGCGCCGCCTCGCGCACGCCCGGCTGCGAGAGGGCGGGCACGACGACCTGCTGGCGGTGCTGGCCCCACTGCCGGGCGGGCTGGAGGAGGTGCGGGTGTCGCTGGCCGCCGCGCACGACACGACCACGCACGCGCTGGCGTACGCGATCTGGTTCCTGGCGCGGCACCCGCAGTGGCACGCCCCCGAGCACCACGCGGCGGTGCTGAGGGAGGTGCTGCGCCTGTTCCCGCCGGGCTGGATGGGGAGCCGCCGCCTGAGCCGCGACCTCGACTGGGGGGGCGTGCGGCTGCCGCGTGGGGCGCTGGCGCTGTACTCCCCGTACCTGTCCGGGCGTGACCCGGCGGTGTGGGACCGGCCCGCCGAGTTCGATCCGGGCCGCTGGGCGGGCAAACCCCCGGCGTGGGCGTACCTGCCGTTCGGGGGTGGGGAGCGGCTGTGCCTGGGGATGCACCTCGCGCAGCTGCTCATCCACGACACGCTGGCGGCGCTGCCGCCCCTGCGGGCAGTGCGGGGCGACGCGACGCCGCTGCCGGGCCTGACGCTCGGGCCGCGCGGACCGCTGGTGGTGGCCCCCGGTCCGCGTGAGAGCAGTTCTCCGAATTACGGCATCAGAACAACAGACTTCTGA